A DNA window from Centroberyx gerrardi isolate f3 chromosome 3, fCenGer3.hap1.cur.20231027, whole genome shotgun sequence contains the following coding sequences:
- the slc25a10b gene encoding mitochondrial dicarboxylate carrier — MTEKRMSRWYFGGLASCGAACCTHPLDLIKVHLQTQQEVKMRMVGMAVHVVKNDGLLALYSGLSASLCRQMSYSLTRFAIYETVRDMMGSKSQGPMPFYQKVLLGAFGGFTGGFVGTPADMVNVRMQNDVKLPPELRRNYKHAIDGLMRVFREEGMRRLFSGATMASSRGALVTVGQLACYDQAKQLVLGTGMMGDNIFTHFLSSFIAGGCATFLCQPLDVMKTRLMNSKGEYTGVMHCLRETAKLGPLAFYKGLVPAGIRLIPHTVLTFIFLEQLKKNFGIRIIS; from the exons ATGACGGAGAAACGGATGTCGCGGTGGTATTTCGGGGGGCTGGCGTCGTGCGGGGCCGCCTGCTGCACGCATCCTCTGGATCTCATCAAG GTGCACCTGCAGACGCAGCAGGAGGTCAAGATGAGGATGGTGGGGATGGCCGTTCATGTGGTGAAGAATGACGGACTGCTGGCTCTTTACAGTggcctttctgcctctctctgcagacag ATGTCCTATTCCCTGACCAGATTTGCCATCTATGAGACAGTGAGGGACATGATGGGCAGCAAAAGCCAGGGCCCCATGCCCTTTTACCAGAAGGTCCTGCTGGGAGCCTTCGGag GTTTCACTGGTGGTTTTGTTGGCACGCCAGCAGACATGGTGAATGTCAG GATGCAGAATGATGTCAAACTGCCACCAGAGCTGAGGAGAAA CTACAAACACGCCATTGATGGGCTCATGAGAGTCTTCAGAGAAG AGGGTATGAGGAGACTGTTCTCAGGAGCCACCATGGCCTCCAGCAGAGGAGCGCTGGTCACTGTGGGACAG TTGGCGTGTTATGACCAGGCCAAGCAACTGGTGTTGGGAACCGGCATGATGGGAGACAACATATTCACACATTTCCTTTCCAGCTTCATTGCT GGAGGCTGTGCTACATTCTTGTGTCAACCTCTGGATGTGATGAAGACGAGGCTGATGAACTCGAAGGGAGAGTACACA gggGTGATGCATTGCCTACGAGAAACTGCCAAGCTGGGTCCCCTGGCGTTTTACAAG GGTCTCGTCCCAGCAGGGATCCGGTTGATTCCTCACACAGTGCTCACCTTCATCTTCCTGGAGCAGCTCAAGAAGAACTTTGGCATCCGCATCATCTCCTGA